Proteins encoded by one window of Vanacampus margaritifer isolate UIUO_Vmar chromosome 17, RoL_Vmar_1.0, whole genome shotgun sequence:
- the LOC144037164 gene encoding uncharacterized protein LOC144037164 isoform X6: MSPRNLIAMSLLVVLVSVARAASVEEREETEPAEEAEVDRSEEDEDDADSTKQEAGPASAHQSAAGASAAGVRPGVSSSLPDVSGGQEVSAAAGRAEGGVDASTDSDDVDAHPNANGEKLLSGMGGATGATGALTSLEGGASPPEYTGTADSHFLLGLPGEATWTDSTDQESLIESDVIKQTEGEHAWDQSASTPAADHVHDHLSWSSSSSAHQEGGERSQANGNGRQTHLLDKDGVTPQMTSFSPPAVDLHAQQLPWTRPSASPPVLHLSTLAQDNTRVHTGGTDSSLHVRSEPAGGTLVDTPLSGTCAHTLVRVPIFTCLITAMFVSGTLAWGTDSVTMATDSQATGTSLDSSGGRAWQEPHKAGSVTERYDAAWGPGPEAADNVEVDDTC; encoded by the exons ATGTCGCCTCG GAACTTGATCGCGATGTCCCTGCTGGTTGTCCTGGTATCAGTGGCACGGGCAGCTTCCGTGGAGG AGCGCGAGGAGACGGAGCCGGCCGAGGAGGCGGAGGTCGACCGGTCCGAGGAGGACGAGG ATGACGCCGACTCCACAAAGCAGGAGG caGGACCTGCGAGTGCCCACCAGAGCGCAGCGGGGGCTTCGG CAGCAGGCGTCAGACCCGGCGTGTCGTCGTCCCTCCCCGACGTCAGCG GTGGTCAAGAGGTCTCGGCGGCTGCAGGACGCGCTGAGGGCGGCGTGGATGCTTCGACAG ATTCTGACGACGTGGACGCACATCCAAACG CCAATGGAGAGAAGCTTTTGAGCGGAATGGGCGGAGCCACGGGAGCCACAG gGGCGCTGACGTCATTGGAGGGAGGGGCCTCTCCGCCGGAGTACACAG GAACCGCCGACAGCCACTTTCTGCTCGGCCTGCCGG GCGAAGCCACTTGGACCGATTCCACAG ACCAAGAAAGTCTGATTGAGTCTGATGTCATCAAGCAAACAGAAGGCGAGCACGCCTGGGACCAATCCGCTTCCACTCCTGCTGCAGACCACGTCCATGACCACTTGT CGTGGTCCTCGTCTTCCTCAGCCCACCAAGAAG GCGGCGAGCGCTCCCAAGCAAACG GAAACGGCCGGCAGACTCACCTGCTGGACAAAGACGGAG TGACGCCTCAGATGACTTCCTTCAGTCCACCTGCAGTTGACCTTCACGCTCAGCAACTCCCGTGGACCCGTCCGTCGGCCAGCCCTCCCGTTCTTCACCTTTCAACTTTGGCCCAGGACAACACGCGTGTACACACGGGCGGCACGG ACTCGTCCCTGCACGTGCGCAGCGAGCCAGCAGGGGGCACCTTGGTGGACACTCCGCTCTCAGGTACGTGCGCGCACACGCTTGTGCGTGTGCCAATCTTCACATGTTTGATCACTGCCATGTTTGTCTCAGGCACGCTGGCGTGGGGCACCGATagcgttaccatggcaacagatTCCC AGGCAACAGGAACGTCCCTGGACTCCA GTGGCGGGCGGGCGTGGCAAGAGCCCCACAAGGCTG GTTCCGTCACGGAACGGTACGACGCGGCTTGGGGTCCGGGTCCTGAAG CTGCGGACAACGT
- the LOC144037164 gene encoding uncharacterized protein LOC144037164 isoform X2 gives MSPRNLIAMSLLVVLVSVARAASVEEREETEPAEEAEVDRSEEDEDDADSTKQEGPASAHQSAAGASAAGVRPGVSSSLPDVSGGQEVSAAAGRAEGGVDASTDSDDVDAHPNANGEKLLSGMGGATGATGALTSLEGGASPPEYTGTADSHFLLGLPGEATWTDSTDQESLIESDVIKQTEGEHAWDQSASTPAADHVHDHLSWSSSSSAHQEGGERSQANGNGRQTHLLDKDGVTPQMTSFSPPAVDLHAQQLPWTRPSASPPVLHLSTLAQDNTRVHTGGTDSSLHVRSEPAGGTLVDTPLSGTCAHTLVRVPIFTCLITAMFVSGTLAWGTDSVTMATDSQATGTSLDSSGGRAWQEPHKAGSVTERYDAAWGPGPEGEVVVVVAVTTALHGISGATFVPTAADNVEVDDTC, from the exons ATGTCGCCTCG GAACTTGATCGCGATGTCCCTGCTGGTTGTCCTGGTATCAGTGGCACGGGCAGCTTCCGTGGAGG AGCGCGAGGAGACGGAGCCGGCCGAGGAGGCGGAGGTCGACCGGTCCGAGGAGGACGAGG ATGACGCCGACTCCACAAAGCAGGAGG GACCTGCGAGTGCCCACCAGAGCGCAGCGGGGGCTTCGG CAGCAGGCGTCAGACCCGGCGTGTCGTCGTCCCTCCCCGACGTCAGCG GTGGTCAAGAGGTCTCGGCGGCTGCAGGACGCGCTGAGGGCGGCGTGGATGCTTCGACAG ATTCTGACGACGTGGACGCACATCCAAACG CCAATGGAGAGAAGCTTTTGAGCGGAATGGGCGGAGCCACGGGAGCCACAG gGGCGCTGACGTCATTGGAGGGAGGGGCCTCTCCGCCGGAGTACACAG GAACCGCCGACAGCCACTTTCTGCTCGGCCTGCCGG GCGAAGCCACTTGGACCGATTCCACAG ACCAAGAAAGTCTGATTGAGTCTGATGTCATCAAGCAAACAGAAGGCGAGCACGCCTGGGACCAATCCGCTTCCACTCCTGCTGCAGACCACGTCCATGACCACTTGT CGTGGTCCTCGTCTTCCTCAGCCCACCAAGAAG GCGGCGAGCGCTCCCAAGCAAACG GAAACGGCCGGCAGACTCACCTGCTGGACAAAGACGGAG TGACGCCTCAGATGACTTCCTTCAGTCCACCTGCAGTTGACCTTCACGCTCAGCAACTCCCGTGGACCCGTCCGTCGGCCAGCCCTCCCGTTCTTCACCTTTCAACTTTGGCCCAGGACAACACGCGTGTACACACGGGCGGCACGG ACTCGTCCCTGCACGTGCGCAGCGAGCCAGCAGGGGGCACCTTGGTGGACACTCCGCTCTCAGGTACGTGCGCGCACACGCTTGTGCGTGTGCCAATCTTCACATGTTTGATCACTGCCATGTTTGTCTCAGGCACGCTGGCGTGGGGCACCGATagcgttaccatggcaacagatTCCC AGGCAACAGGAACGTCCCTGGACTCCA GTGGCGGGCGGGCGTGGCAAGAGCCCCACAAGGCTG GTTCCGTCACGGAACGGTACGACGCGGCTTGGGGTCCGGGTCCTGAAGGTGAGGTCGTGGTTGTCGTCGCCGTGACGACCGCACTCCATGGCATAAGTGGCGCCACCTTTGTGCCCACAGCTGCGGACAACGT
- the LOC144037164 gene encoding uncharacterized protein LOC144037164 isoform X4, producing the protein MSPRNLIAMSLLVVLVSVARAASVEEREETEPAEEAEVDRSEEDEGPASAHQSAAGASAGVRPGVSSSLPDVSGGQEVSAAAGRAEGGVDASTDSDDVDAHPNANGEKLLSGMGGATGATGALTSLEGGASPPEYTGTADSHFLLGLPGEATWTDSTDQESLIESDVIKQTEGEHAWDQSASTPAADHVHDHLSWSSSSSAHQEGGERSQANGNGRQTHLLDKDGVTPQMTSFSPPAVDLHAQQLPWTRPSASPPVLHLSTLAQDNTRVHTGGTDSSLHVRSEPAGGTLVDTPLSGTCAHTLVRVPIFTCLITAMFVSGTLAWGTDSVTMATDSQATGTSLDSSGGRAWQEPHKAGSVTERYDAAWGPGPEGEVVVVVAVTTALHGISGATFVPTAADNVEVDDTC; encoded by the exons ATGTCGCCTCG GAACTTGATCGCGATGTCCCTGCTGGTTGTCCTGGTATCAGTGGCACGGGCAGCTTCCGTGGAGG AGCGCGAGGAGACGGAGCCGGCCGAGGAGGCGGAGGTCGACCGGTCCGAGGAGGACGAGG GACCTGCGAGTGCCCACCAGAGCGCAGCGGGGGCTTCGG CAGGCGTCAGACCCGGCGTGTCGTCGTCCCTCCCCGACGTCAGCG GTGGTCAAGAGGTCTCGGCGGCTGCAGGACGCGCTGAGGGCGGCGTGGATGCTTCGACAG ATTCTGACGACGTGGACGCACATCCAAACG CCAATGGAGAGAAGCTTTTGAGCGGAATGGGCGGAGCCACGGGAGCCACAG gGGCGCTGACGTCATTGGAGGGAGGGGCCTCTCCGCCGGAGTACACAG GAACCGCCGACAGCCACTTTCTGCTCGGCCTGCCGG GCGAAGCCACTTGGACCGATTCCACAG ACCAAGAAAGTCTGATTGAGTCTGATGTCATCAAGCAAACAGAAGGCGAGCACGCCTGGGACCAATCCGCTTCCACTCCTGCTGCAGACCACGTCCATGACCACTTGT CGTGGTCCTCGTCTTCCTCAGCCCACCAAGAAG GCGGCGAGCGCTCCCAAGCAAACG GAAACGGCCGGCAGACTCACCTGCTGGACAAAGACGGAG TGACGCCTCAGATGACTTCCTTCAGTCCACCTGCAGTTGACCTTCACGCTCAGCAACTCCCGTGGACCCGTCCGTCGGCCAGCCCTCCCGTTCTTCACCTTTCAACTTTGGCCCAGGACAACACGCGTGTACACACGGGCGGCACGG ACTCGTCCCTGCACGTGCGCAGCGAGCCAGCAGGGGGCACCTTGGTGGACACTCCGCTCTCAGGTACGTGCGCGCACACGCTTGTGCGTGTGCCAATCTTCACATGTTTGATCACTGCCATGTTTGTCTCAGGCACGCTGGCGTGGGGCACCGATagcgttaccatggcaacagatTCCC AGGCAACAGGAACGTCCCTGGACTCCA GTGGCGGGCGGGCGTGGCAAGAGCCCCACAAGGCTG GTTCCGTCACGGAACGGTACGACGCGGCTTGGGGTCCGGGTCCTGAAGGTGAGGTCGTGGTTGTCGTCGCCGTGACGACCGCACTCCATGGCATAAGTGGCGCCACCTTTGTGCCCACAGCTGCGGACAACGT
- the LOC144037164 gene encoding uncharacterized protein LOC144037164 isoform X3 translates to MSPRNLIAMSLLVVLVSVARAASVEEREETEPAEEAEVDRSEEDEGPASAHQSAAGASAAGVRPGVSSSLPDVSGGQEVSAAAGRAEGGVDASTDSDDVDAHPNANGEKLLSGMGGATGATGALTSLEGGASPPEYTGTADSHFLLGLPGEATWTDSTDQESLIESDVIKQTEGEHAWDQSASTPAADHVHDHLSWSSSSSAHQEGGERSQANGNGRQTHLLDKDGVTPQMTSFSPPAVDLHAQQLPWTRPSASPPVLHLSTLAQDNTRVHTGGTDSSLHVRSEPAGGTLVDTPLSGTCAHTLVRVPIFTCLITAMFVSGTLAWGTDSVTMATDSQATGTSLDSSGGRAWQEPHKAGSVTERYDAAWGPGPEGEVVVVVAVTTALHGISGATFVPTAADNVEVDDTC, encoded by the exons ATGTCGCCTCG GAACTTGATCGCGATGTCCCTGCTGGTTGTCCTGGTATCAGTGGCACGGGCAGCTTCCGTGGAGG AGCGCGAGGAGACGGAGCCGGCCGAGGAGGCGGAGGTCGACCGGTCCGAGGAGGACGAGG GACCTGCGAGTGCCCACCAGAGCGCAGCGGGGGCTTCGG CAGCAGGCGTCAGACCCGGCGTGTCGTCGTCCCTCCCCGACGTCAGCG GTGGTCAAGAGGTCTCGGCGGCTGCAGGACGCGCTGAGGGCGGCGTGGATGCTTCGACAG ATTCTGACGACGTGGACGCACATCCAAACG CCAATGGAGAGAAGCTTTTGAGCGGAATGGGCGGAGCCACGGGAGCCACAG gGGCGCTGACGTCATTGGAGGGAGGGGCCTCTCCGCCGGAGTACACAG GAACCGCCGACAGCCACTTTCTGCTCGGCCTGCCGG GCGAAGCCACTTGGACCGATTCCACAG ACCAAGAAAGTCTGATTGAGTCTGATGTCATCAAGCAAACAGAAGGCGAGCACGCCTGGGACCAATCCGCTTCCACTCCTGCTGCAGACCACGTCCATGACCACTTGT CGTGGTCCTCGTCTTCCTCAGCCCACCAAGAAG GCGGCGAGCGCTCCCAAGCAAACG GAAACGGCCGGCAGACTCACCTGCTGGACAAAGACGGAG TGACGCCTCAGATGACTTCCTTCAGTCCACCTGCAGTTGACCTTCACGCTCAGCAACTCCCGTGGACCCGTCCGTCGGCCAGCCCTCCCGTTCTTCACCTTTCAACTTTGGCCCAGGACAACACGCGTGTACACACGGGCGGCACGG ACTCGTCCCTGCACGTGCGCAGCGAGCCAGCAGGGGGCACCTTGGTGGACACTCCGCTCTCAGGTACGTGCGCGCACACGCTTGTGCGTGTGCCAATCTTCACATGTTTGATCACTGCCATGTTTGTCTCAGGCACGCTGGCGTGGGGCACCGATagcgttaccatggcaacagatTCCC AGGCAACAGGAACGTCCCTGGACTCCA GTGGCGGGCGGGCGTGGCAAGAGCCCCACAAGGCTG GTTCCGTCACGGAACGGTACGACGCGGCTTGGGGTCCGGGTCCTGAAGGTGAGGTCGTGGTTGTCGTCGCCGTGACGACCGCACTCCATGGCATAAGTGGCGCCACCTTTGTGCCCACAGCTGCGGACAACGT
- the LOC144037164 gene encoding uncharacterized protein LOC144037164 isoform X5, with product MSPRNLIAMSLLVVLVSVARAASVEEREETEPAEEAEVDRSEEDEDDADSTKQEAGPASAHQSAAGASAAGVRPGVSSSLPDVSGGQEVSAAAGRAEGGVDASTDSDDVDAHPNANGEKLLSGMGGATGATGALTSLEGGASPPEYTGTADSHFLLGLPGEATWTDSTDQESLIESDVIKQTEGEHAWDQSASTPAADHVHDHLSWSSSSSAHQEGGERSQANGNGRQTHLLDKDGVTPQMTSFSPPAVDLHAQQLPWTRPSASPPVLHLSTLAQDNTRVHTGGTDSSLHVRSEPAGGTLVDTPLSGTLAWGTDSVTMATDSQATGTSLDSSGGRAWQEPHKAGSVTERYDAAWGPGPEGEVVVVVAVTTALHGISGATFVPTAADNVEVDDTC from the exons ATGTCGCCTCG GAACTTGATCGCGATGTCCCTGCTGGTTGTCCTGGTATCAGTGGCACGGGCAGCTTCCGTGGAGG AGCGCGAGGAGACGGAGCCGGCCGAGGAGGCGGAGGTCGACCGGTCCGAGGAGGACGAGG ATGACGCCGACTCCACAAAGCAGGAGG caGGACCTGCGAGTGCCCACCAGAGCGCAGCGGGGGCTTCGG CAGCAGGCGTCAGACCCGGCGTGTCGTCGTCCCTCCCCGACGTCAGCG GTGGTCAAGAGGTCTCGGCGGCTGCAGGACGCGCTGAGGGCGGCGTGGATGCTTCGACAG ATTCTGACGACGTGGACGCACATCCAAACG CCAATGGAGAGAAGCTTTTGAGCGGAATGGGCGGAGCCACGGGAGCCACAG gGGCGCTGACGTCATTGGAGGGAGGGGCCTCTCCGCCGGAGTACACAG GAACCGCCGACAGCCACTTTCTGCTCGGCCTGCCGG GCGAAGCCACTTGGACCGATTCCACAG ACCAAGAAAGTCTGATTGAGTCTGATGTCATCAAGCAAACAGAAGGCGAGCACGCCTGGGACCAATCCGCTTCCACTCCTGCTGCAGACCACGTCCATGACCACTTGT CGTGGTCCTCGTCTTCCTCAGCCCACCAAGAAG GCGGCGAGCGCTCCCAAGCAAACG GAAACGGCCGGCAGACTCACCTGCTGGACAAAGACGGAG TGACGCCTCAGATGACTTCCTTCAGTCCACCTGCAGTTGACCTTCACGCTCAGCAACTCCCGTGGACCCGTCCGTCGGCCAGCCCTCCCGTTCTTCACCTTTCAACTTTGGCCCAGGACAACACGCGTGTACACACGGGCGGCACGG ACTCGTCCCTGCACGTGCGCAGCGAGCCAGCAGGGGGCACCTTGGTGGACACTCCGCTCTCAG GCACGCTGGCGTGGGGCACCGATagcgttaccatggcaacagatTCCC AGGCAACAGGAACGTCCCTGGACTCCA GTGGCGGGCGGGCGTGGCAAGAGCCCCACAAGGCTG GTTCCGTCACGGAACGGTACGACGCGGCTTGGGGTCCGGGTCCTGAAGGTGAGGTCGTGGTTGTCGTCGCCGTGACGACCGCACTCCATGGCATAAGTGGCGCCACCTTTGTGCCCACAGCTGCGGACAACGT
- the LOC144037164 gene encoding uncharacterized protein LOC144037164 isoform X1: MSPRNLIAMSLLVVLVSVARAASVEEREETEPAEEAEVDRSEEDEDDADSTKQEAGPASAHQSAAGASAAGVRPGVSSSLPDVSGGQEVSAAAGRAEGGVDASTDSDDVDAHPNANGEKLLSGMGGATGATGALTSLEGGASPPEYTGTADSHFLLGLPGEATWTDSTDQESLIESDVIKQTEGEHAWDQSASTPAADHVHDHLSWSSSSSAHQEGGERSQANGNGRQTHLLDKDGVTPQMTSFSPPAVDLHAQQLPWTRPSASPPVLHLSTLAQDNTRVHTGGTDSSLHVRSEPAGGTLVDTPLSGTCAHTLVRVPIFTCLITAMFVSGTLAWGTDSVTMATDSQATGTSLDSSGGRAWQEPHKAGSVTERYDAAWGPGPEGEVVVVVAVTTALHGISGATFVPTAADNVEVDDTC; this comes from the exons ATGTCGCCTCG GAACTTGATCGCGATGTCCCTGCTGGTTGTCCTGGTATCAGTGGCACGGGCAGCTTCCGTGGAGG AGCGCGAGGAGACGGAGCCGGCCGAGGAGGCGGAGGTCGACCGGTCCGAGGAGGACGAGG ATGACGCCGACTCCACAAAGCAGGAGG caGGACCTGCGAGTGCCCACCAGAGCGCAGCGGGGGCTTCGG CAGCAGGCGTCAGACCCGGCGTGTCGTCGTCCCTCCCCGACGTCAGCG GTGGTCAAGAGGTCTCGGCGGCTGCAGGACGCGCTGAGGGCGGCGTGGATGCTTCGACAG ATTCTGACGACGTGGACGCACATCCAAACG CCAATGGAGAGAAGCTTTTGAGCGGAATGGGCGGAGCCACGGGAGCCACAG gGGCGCTGACGTCATTGGAGGGAGGGGCCTCTCCGCCGGAGTACACAG GAACCGCCGACAGCCACTTTCTGCTCGGCCTGCCGG GCGAAGCCACTTGGACCGATTCCACAG ACCAAGAAAGTCTGATTGAGTCTGATGTCATCAAGCAAACAGAAGGCGAGCACGCCTGGGACCAATCCGCTTCCACTCCTGCTGCAGACCACGTCCATGACCACTTGT CGTGGTCCTCGTCTTCCTCAGCCCACCAAGAAG GCGGCGAGCGCTCCCAAGCAAACG GAAACGGCCGGCAGACTCACCTGCTGGACAAAGACGGAG TGACGCCTCAGATGACTTCCTTCAGTCCACCTGCAGTTGACCTTCACGCTCAGCAACTCCCGTGGACCCGTCCGTCGGCCAGCCCTCCCGTTCTTCACCTTTCAACTTTGGCCCAGGACAACACGCGTGTACACACGGGCGGCACGG ACTCGTCCCTGCACGTGCGCAGCGAGCCAGCAGGGGGCACCTTGGTGGACACTCCGCTCTCAGGTACGTGCGCGCACACGCTTGTGCGTGTGCCAATCTTCACATGTTTGATCACTGCCATGTTTGTCTCAGGCACGCTGGCGTGGGGCACCGATagcgttaccatggcaacagatTCCC AGGCAACAGGAACGTCCCTGGACTCCA GTGGCGGGCGGGCGTGGCAAGAGCCCCACAAGGCTG GTTCCGTCACGGAACGGTACGACGCGGCTTGGGGTCCGGGTCCTGAAGGTGAGGTCGTGGTTGTCGTCGCCGTGACGACCGCACTCCATGGCATAAGTGGCGCCACCTTTGTGCCCACAGCTGCGGACAACGT
- the LOC144037164 gene encoding uncharacterized protein LOC144037164 isoform X7: MSPRNLIAMSLLVVLVSVARAASVEEREETEPAEEAEVDRSEEDEDDADSTKQEAGPASAHQSAAGASAAGVRPGVSSSLPDVSGGQEVSAAAGRAEGGVDASTDSDDVDAHPNANGEKLLSGMGGATGATGALTSLEGGASPPEYTGTADSHFLLGLPGEATWTDSTDQESLIESDVIKQTEGEHAWDQSASTPAADHVHDHLSWSSSSSAHQEGGERSQANGNGRQTHLLDKDGVTPQMTSFSPPAVDLHAQQLPWTRPSASPPVLHLSTLAQDNTRVHTGGTDSSLHVRSEPAGGTLVDTPLSGTCAHTLVRVPIFTCLITAMFVSGTLAWGTDSVTMATDSQATGTSLDSSDPNDHRQALAKPDHDPHLC, from the exons ATGTCGCCTCG GAACTTGATCGCGATGTCCCTGCTGGTTGTCCTGGTATCAGTGGCACGGGCAGCTTCCGTGGAGG AGCGCGAGGAGACGGAGCCGGCCGAGGAGGCGGAGGTCGACCGGTCCGAGGAGGACGAGG ATGACGCCGACTCCACAAAGCAGGAGG caGGACCTGCGAGTGCCCACCAGAGCGCAGCGGGGGCTTCGG CAGCAGGCGTCAGACCCGGCGTGTCGTCGTCCCTCCCCGACGTCAGCG GTGGTCAAGAGGTCTCGGCGGCTGCAGGACGCGCTGAGGGCGGCGTGGATGCTTCGACAG ATTCTGACGACGTGGACGCACATCCAAACG CCAATGGAGAGAAGCTTTTGAGCGGAATGGGCGGAGCCACGGGAGCCACAG gGGCGCTGACGTCATTGGAGGGAGGGGCCTCTCCGCCGGAGTACACAG GAACCGCCGACAGCCACTTTCTGCTCGGCCTGCCGG GCGAAGCCACTTGGACCGATTCCACAG ACCAAGAAAGTCTGATTGAGTCTGATGTCATCAAGCAAACAGAAGGCGAGCACGCCTGGGACCAATCCGCTTCCACTCCTGCTGCAGACCACGTCCATGACCACTTGT CGTGGTCCTCGTCTTCCTCAGCCCACCAAGAAG GCGGCGAGCGCTCCCAAGCAAACG GAAACGGCCGGCAGACTCACCTGCTGGACAAAGACGGAG TGACGCCTCAGATGACTTCCTTCAGTCCACCTGCAGTTGACCTTCACGCTCAGCAACTCCCGTGGACCCGTCCGTCGGCCAGCCCTCCCGTTCTTCACCTTTCAACTTTGGCCCAGGACAACACGCGTGTACACACGGGCGGCACGG ACTCGTCCCTGCACGTGCGCAGCGAGCCAGCAGGGGGCACCTTGGTGGACACTCCGCTCTCAGGTACGTGCGCGCACACGCTTGTGCGTGTGCCAATCTTCACATGTTTGATCACTGCCATGTTTGTCTCAGGCACGCTGGCGTGGGGCACCGATagcgttaccatggcaacagatTCCC AGGCAACAGGAACGTCCCTGGACTCCA GTGATCCCAATGATCATCGGCAAGCTCTGGCCAAGCCTGATCacgatcctcacctgtgttAG
- the LOC144037164 gene encoding uncharacterized protein LOC144037164 isoform X8, with the protein MSPRNLIAMSLLVVLVSVARAASVEEREETEPAEEAEVDRSEEDEDDADSTKQEAGPASAHQSAAGASAAGVRPGVSSSLPDVSGGQEVSAAAGRAEGGVDASTDSDDVDAHPNANGEKLLSGMGGATGATGALTSLEGGASPPEYTGTADSHFLLGLPGEATWTDSTDQESLIESDVIKQTEGEHAWDQSASTPAADHVHDHLSWSSSSSAHQEGGERSQANGNGRQTHLLDKDGVTPQMTSFSPPAVDLHAQQLPWTRPSASPPVLHLSTLAQDNTRVHTGGTDSSLHVRSEPAGGTLVDTPLSGTLAWGTDSVTMATDSQATGTSLDSSDPNDHRQALAKPDHDPHLC; encoded by the exons ATGTCGCCTCG GAACTTGATCGCGATGTCCCTGCTGGTTGTCCTGGTATCAGTGGCACGGGCAGCTTCCGTGGAGG AGCGCGAGGAGACGGAGCCGGCCGAGGAGGCGGAGGTCGACCGGTCCGAGGAGGACGAGG ATGACGCCGACTCCACAAAGCAGGAGG caGGACCTGCGAGTGCCCACCAGAGCGCAGCGGGGGCTTCGG CAGCAGGCGTCAGACCCGGCGTGTCGTCGTCCCTCCCCGACGTCAGCG GTGGTCAAGAGGTCTCGGCGGCTGCAGGACGCGCTGAGGGCGGCGTGGATGCTTCGACAG ATTCTGACGACGTGGACGCACATCCAAACG CCAATGGAGAGAAGCTTTTGAGCGGAATGGGCGGAGCCACGGGAGCCACAG gGGCGCTGACGTCATTGGAGGGAGGGGCCTCTCCGCCGGAGTACACAG GAACCGCCGACAGCCACTTTCTGCTCGGCCTGCCGG GCGAAGCCACTTGGACCGATTCCACAG ACCAAGAAAGTCTGATTGAGTCTGATGTCATCAAGCAAACAGAAGGCGAGCACGCCTGGGACCAATCCGCTTCCACTCCTGCTGCAGACCACGTCCATGACCACTTGT CGTGGTCCTCGTCTTCCTCAGCCCACCAAGAAG GCGGCGAGCGCTCCCAAGCAAACG GAAACGGCCGGCAGACTCACCTGCTGGACAAAGACGGAG TGACGCCTCAGATGACTTCCTTCAGTCCACCTGCAGTTGACCTTCACGCTCAGCAACTCCCGTGGACCCGTCCGTCGGCCAGCCCTCCCGTTCTTCACCTTTCAACTTTGGCCCAGGACAACACGCGTGTACACACGGGCGGCACGG ACTCGTCCCTGCACGTGCGCAGCGAGCCAGCAGGGGGCACCTTGGTGGACACTCCGCTCTCAG GCACGCTGGCGTGGGGCACCGATagcgttaccatggcaacagatTCCC AGGCAACAGGAACGTCCCTGGACTCCA GTGATCCCAATGATCATCGGCAAGCTCTGGCCAAGCCTGATCacgatcctcacctgtgttAG